The following proteins come from a genomic window of Geomonas sp. RF6:
- a CDS encoding GNVR domain-containing protein, which yields MKLQDYWKVIKDRKKVVLMVFFTTVITTLISSLLWPAKYQGTATIMLDYDSSSPLNISMAAAPQALNSVEYINTQVELLESRRISVAVVNMLNLDKVPDVIEDFNDMKNGSSWKIWKKPTTTDIKTWLADEYLSRNLKIAPGRDSRFLNINFYAPDPVFAAAVANAYAKAYTDYNLELKVTPFKDAGKWFAEKLKDAKGYSDRSTEKLREYQQKKGIIAQQGPQGGVFDDAVQRLDQINRELATAKTKLYETQVAVKRVEQCGGRYDTLPEVQASGLIQGMKAEKLKLDTELTELSAKVGPGYPQYARLQSMVNNLSGKISAEMRTIVSTIRQDHSAAQQRVAALEGAVNGLKKESSAASVSRYEMDSLTRESETYKQVYEAVLKKYNETALQGDINKTNVFLVDAAVPPMEKHSPRILLNLILASFVGLFLGAGLAIYADHQDDTVKSAETLERAFGIAVLGTITSAGEI from the coding sequence ATGAAACTGCAGGACTATTGGAAAGTCATCAAGGACCGTAAAAAGGTCGTTTTGATGGTGTTTTTCACCACCGTCATCACCACCCTCATAAGCTCCCTGCTGTGGCCCGCGAAGTACCAGGGGACGGCGACCATCATGCTGGACTACGACAGCTCCAGCCCGCTGAACATCAGCATGGCGGCCGCGCCGCAGGCGCTCAACTCCGTGGAGTACATAAACACCCAGGTCGAGCTCCTCGAGAGCCGGCGCATCTCCGTCGCGGTGGTGAACATGCTGAACCTCGACAAGGTGCCCGACGTCATCGAGGACTTCAACGACATGAAGAACGGCTCCTCCTGGAAGATCTGGAAGAAGCCGACCACCACCGACATCAAGACGTGGCTGGCGGACGAATATCTCTCCAGAAACCTAAAGATCGCCCCGGGGCGCGACAGCCGCTTCCTGAACATCAATTTCTACGCGCCGGATCCGGTCTTTGCCGCAGCCGTCGCCAACGCCTACGCAAAGGCGTACACCGACTACAACCTGGAGCTGAAGGTCACCCCATTCAAGGACGCCGGGAAGTGGTTCGCCGAGAAGCTGAAAGACGCGAAAGGGTACTCCGACCGCTCCACCGAGAAGCTCAGGGAGTACCAGCAGAAGAAGGGGATCATCGCGCAGCAGGGACCGCAGGGGGGTGTCTTTGACGACGCGGTGCAGCGGCTGGACCAGATCAACCGCGAACTCGCCACGGCGAAGACGAAGCTGTACGAGACGCAGGTTGCAGTGAAAAGGGTCGAGCAGTGCGGCGGCAGGTACGACACCCTCCCCGAGGTGCAGGCAAGCGGCCTCATTCAGGGGATGAAGGCGGAAAAGCTGAAGCTCGACACTGAGCTCACCGAGCTCTCCGCGAAGGTCGGCCCGGGATACCCGCAGTATGCACGCCTCCAGTCGATGGTCAACAACCTGAGCGGCAAGATCAGCGCCGAGATGCGCACCATCGTCTCCACCATCCGGCAGGACCACTCGGCAGCTCAGCAGCGTGTGGCGGCACTCGAAGGTGCCGTGAACGGGCTGAAGAAGGAATCGAGCGCGGCGAGCGTCTCGCGCTATGAAATGGACTCCCTTACCCGCGAGTCCGAGACCTACAAGCAGGTCTACGAGGCGGTGCTCAAGAAGTACAACGAGACCGCGCTCCAGGGTGACATCAACAAGACCAACGTCTTCCTGGTCGACGCGGCGGTCCCCCCCATGGAGAAGCACAGCCCGAGGATCCTTTTGAACCTCATCCTGGCGAGCTTCGTGGGGCTCTTCCTCGGGGCGGGTCTGGCGATCTACGCCGACCACCAGGACGACACCGTGAAGAGCGCCGAGACGCTGGAGCGCGCCTTCGGGATAGCGGTTCTCGGAACCATCACCAGCGCGGGGGAGATCTAG
- a CDS encoding polysaccharide biosynthesis/export family protein, whose translation MFQALKNIHAVLTAAGLVLCLALSSLPAHAGDYLIGSQDVLKITVFEHPDLSIEARVSEEGKITFPLVGEVMIKNLTTRQVEQSIASKLSTGKIIKKPQVSVFVSQYKGRKVTIIGEVVKPGQYEIPGPTSLLDTISLALGLNQNAGYELTVFRKEQAANGKEVTRKIAVDIDRLLNGGDLKQDVELKNGDVIYVPKAVFYVYGEVNRPGAYRMERGITVKRAIALAGGLTPKGSLKRMEITRKQGEKDKTAGAGIDDQVAIDDVVRIKESIF comes from the coding sequence ATGTTTCAAGCGCTTAAAAATATACATGCTGTCCTTACTGCTGCCGGCCTTGTGTTGTGTCTTGCCCTTTCCTCCCTCCCGGCCCACGCCGGGGACTACCTGATCGGAAGCCAGGACGTGCTGAAGATCACGGTGTTCGAGCACCCCGACCTCAGCATTGAGGCGCGGGTAAGCGAGGAAGGAAAGATCACCTTCCCCCTCGTGGGGGAGGTGATGATCAAGAACCTCACCACTCGGCAGGTGGAACAGAGCATCGCCAGCAAGCTCTCCACCGGCAAGATCATCAAGAAACCTCAGGTAAGCGTATTCGTGTCGCAGTACAAGGGGAGAAAAGTAACCATCATCGGCGAAGTGGTAAAACCGGGACAGTACGAAATCCCGGGCCCCACCTCGCTCCTGGACACGATCTCCCTCGCCCTCGGGCTGAATCAGAATGCTGGCTATGAGCTCACCGTCTTCAGGAAGGAACAGGCCGCGAACGGCAAGGAAGTCACCAGAAAGATAGCGGTCGATATCGACCGGCTCCTGAACGGCGGCGACCTGAAGCAGGACGTGGAGCTGAAAAACGGTGACGTCATCTATGTGCCGAAGGCGGTCTTCTACGTCTACGGAGAGGTGAACAGGCCCGGTGCGTACCGCATGGAAAGGGGGATCACAGTCAAACGTGCCATCGCCCTCGCCGGCGGGCTCACCCCGAAGGGATCGCTGAAGAGGATGGAGATCACCCGCAAGCAGGGAGAGAAGGACAAGACTGCGGGTGCCGGTATCGACGATCAGGTTGCCATCGACGACGTCGTACGGATCAAGGAAAGTATATTTTAA
- the msrA gene encoding peptide-methionine (S)-S-oxide reductase MsrA, translating into MKIPILILAALTFFLTGGAFAQAASGNEKAAPAAKTEKATFAGGCFWCMEHPFDELPGVISVTSGYTGGTKKNPTYEEVSAGGTGHAESVQIVYDPARVPYKKLLEVYWHNIDPTVKDRQFCDVGNQYRSAIFYHTEEQRRLALQSKEELQKSRVLKGEIHTEIVAATAFYPAEEYHQHYYKKNPIRYKYYRTSCGRDARLKELWGASAGH; encoded by the coding sequence ATGAAGATACCTATACTCATTCTGGCGGCTCTGACGTTCTTCCTGACCGGTGGCGCCTTCGCACAGGCGGCGTCCGGAAACGAGAAAGCCGCCCCTGCGGCAAAGACGGAAAAGGCCACCTTTGCCGGAGGGTGCTTCTGGTGCATGGAGCACCCCTTCGACGAGCTGCCGGGGGTTATCTCCGTGACCTCCGGCTACACCGGAGGGACGAAGAAGAATCCGACGTATGAGGAGGTATCGGCCGGTGGGACGGGGCATGCGGAATCGGTGCAGATCGTCTACGATCCGGCCAGGGTCCCCTATAAGAAGCTGCTGGAGGTGTACTGGCACAACATCGACCCCACCGTGAAAGACAGGCAGTTCTGCGATGTCGGCAACCAGTACCGCAGCGCCATCTTTTATCACACGGAGGAGCAGCGCCGCCTTGCCCTCCAGTCGAAGGAAGAGTTGCAAAAAAGCCGAGTGCTGAAGGGGGAGATACATACTGAGATCGTGGCGGCTACGGCTTTCTATCCGGCGGAGGAGTACCACCAGCACTACTACAAGAAGAACCCGATCCGTTACAAGTATTACCGCACCTCGTGCGGGCGTGACGCCAGGTTGAAGGAGCTGTGGGGCGCGTCGGCGGGGCATTAG